The DNA window AGCTAAATTTAACGTTGTTTCAGCAAACGGCGACGAGTTTGCTAAGTACGATTCAACGTCAGTTGGTGCGCGTCTACAAGTAGTTTGGTAAGCAAGGACTTGACGTTCTGAGCTTAGGAAAAGGAGACTTAGGTCTCCTTTTTTCATGATCAAGGATTCGATATGAATGAACTCGTATACTGAGGATATAAAAAAGGATTTTAAGCCATCGCAAAATGCGCTCGATTGCCCATCCAACGTTGCTCAATCGGTTCAATAATGTCCGGATGTTCCTGCATGAGCCGTTTGGCGACTGCACGTACTTGCGGGATAAGTTCTTTATCGCGCGAGAGATCGGCAATTTTAAATTCGGCAAGTCCGGTTTGTTTTGTGCCCAGCACTTCCCCTGGTCCTCGGATTTCAAGGTCGCGTTCCGCGATAACAAACCCATCATTACTGTCGCGTAAAACGCCTAAGCGTTTTTGGGCTGTGCCTGACAAAGGTGCGTGATAGAGAAGTAAGCAGTGTGAAGCAATCGCACCTCGTCCAACGCGGCCACGTAATTGGTGGAGTTGAGCAAGCCCCAATCGCTCAGGGTTTTCAATAATGATTAAACTCGCATTTGGAACATCTACCCCGACTTCAATCACGGTGGTAGCAACCAATACATCGCTTTGACCTTGTTTAAACTCAGCCATAATGGTTTGTTTTTCAGCTGCTTTCATTCTTCCATGGACAAGCGATACGCGTAGTTCAGGCAGGGCTTCACTTAATGCAATTTGTGCGTCTTCCGCGGCTTGGCATTGCAAAGCCTCGGATTCTTCAATCAGTGTGCAGACCCAATAGACTTGTCGTTGTTGCTCCGTACAAGCGACTCGAACTCGTTCGATCACTTCATGGCGTCGAGTATCGGGAACGGCGACGGTAGTAATTGGAGTGCGACCAGGTGGAAGTTCATCAATGATAGAGGTTTCTAGGTCGGCGTAAGCCGTCATCGCGAGTGTTCTTGGAATGGGCGTCGCTGTCATAACGAGCTGGTGTGGGTAGCAGTCGCCAAAACGACCTTTCTCGCGCAGCGACAAACGTTGGTGTACACCAAATCGGTGTTGTTCATCAATAATGATGAGAGCAAGGTTTTTAAATGTCACTTGCTCTTGAAACAACGCGTGAGTACCAATAACCATTTGCGCTTCGCCTGACGCTAACCGTTCTAGTGTGGTGTTGCGCTCTTTGCCTTTCGTCTTTCCACCAAGCCACGCGACGCTTATTCCCAGCGGCGTAAACCAATTAGCAAAATTGGCGGCATGCTGTTCAGACAGTATTTCGGTGGGTGCCATTAGAGCAACTTGAAATCCAGCACTGATGGCACTTAGTGCGGATAACGCTGCGACTAATGTTTTACCTGAACCGACATCACCTTGAACGAGTCTCATCATCGGGTAAGGTAGCGCCAGATCGTGTTTAATCTCATCAACAACTCGTGATTGGGCGTTGGTAGGTGAAAATGGCAATGAAGCGAGGAACTGCTGCTCAAGCGATGAGGTTTGTGGCAGGGTGACCGCTTGAACATGCTGGCTTTGCGAACGCAGTTTCAGCAAGCTTAGGTTTTGCGCAAGCAGCTCTTCAAACGCTAATCGCAGCTGTGCAGGGTGTTGCCCGAGCTCTAACTCACTCAATGAAACATCGCGAGGAGGATGATGTAACGTACGAATGGCTTCGGTGAGAGTAACACCAGATGGGCGATAACGTTCTGGCAGGAGCTCTTCCAGCTCGTATTTCTCTAACAATGCAATCGCTTGATCCGCAATTGCGCGGATGCTGAGCTGCTTTAAACCTTCGGTTGTAGGGTAAACTGGCGTGAGTGTTTGATCATTCTCATCGATTTGTTGATATTCATCTTGGATACGATATTCAGGATGCGCAATTTCATAGCCAAATTTCCCGCGTCGCACCTCTCCAAAGCAATGCATGATTTTGCCCACTTGCATGGCATTTTTTTGTGCCGCGGAAAAGTTGAAAAATCGCAAAGTGAGGCGCCCTGTACCATCGTTTATTCGACAAACAAGCATGCGACGTTTACCAAAGGTAATTTCAGCGTGCTCAATCTCCCCCTCGACGGCGACATGAGTATGTGGCATCA is part of the Pseudoalteromonas xiamenensis genome and encodes:
- the recG gene encoding ATP-dependent DNA helicase RecG, with product MKTLSLARYPVSDLKGVGPKVAERLSKLGIASVQDMLFHLPLRYEDRAQTYAIASLMPHTHVAVEGEIEHAEITFGKRRMLVCRINDGTGRLTLRFFNFSAAQKNAMQVGKIMHCFGEVRRGKFGYEIAHPEYRIQDEYQQIDENDQTLTPVYPTTEGLKQLSIRAIADQAIALLEKYELEELLPERYRPSGVTLTEAIRTLHHPPRDVSLSELELGQHPAQLRLAFEELLAQNLSLLKLRSQSQHVQAVTLPQTSSLEQQFLASLPFSPTNAQSRVVDEIKHDLALPYPMMRLVQGDVGSGKTLVAALSALSAISAGFQVALMAPTEILSEQHAANFANWFTPLGISVAWLGGKTKGKERNTTLERLASGEAQMVIGTHALFQEQVTFKNLALIIIDEQHRFGVHQRLSLREKGRFGDCYPHQLVMTATPIPRTLAMTAYADLETSIIDELPPGRTPITTVAVPDTRRHEVIERVRVACTEQQRQVYWVCTLIEESEALQCQAAEDAQIALSEALPELRVSLVHGRMKAAEKQTIMAEFKQGQSDVLVATTVIEVGVDVPNASLIIIENPERLGLAQLHQLRGRVGRGAIASHCLLLYHAPLSGTAQKRLGVLRDSNDGFVIAERDLEIRGPGEVLGTKQTGLAEFKIADLSRDKELIPQVRAVAKRLMQEHPDIIEPIEQRWMGNRAHFAMA